In the genome of Desulfonatronum thiosulfatophilum, the window TATCTTGCATTCATGAAAGACGGATCTGCGAATTGCCATGGCGCCTCCCCAGGCATAATTGGCCCGCGGATCGGTGAGAAAGACCACGCCGCCTCCGTTCCAGGCCGAACGCAGATATGACCAGAGGCCGCCCTTGACCGGGAGATACCATCGAAATCCAGTGGAAAGCCCCACTCCAGGCTCTTCCAGAGGCTGGACGATGCGCTGCAGGAAATCCGTCTCCGGACGGGCGTCGGAATCTAGAAAGACCAGGATTTCGGAATCCGGGTCAACAACCTCCAGCCCCCGCAACTGGTTGTTCACCTTTTGACTCCGGCCCTGGGCCACCCCCGCAACCTCCAGTCGCGCTGACACATTAGGGTGTTCTTGAATTAGTCGTCGGAGTTCCGGATAGGCCGGATCATTGTCCTCAGCCGTGACGAAAATCAACTGGAACTCCCGGTAATCCTGATTGAAAAGCGCGGTGATGTTGGTTTTGAAATCCGGGTCGAGGCCTTTGCAAGGAATGATCACGGAAGCCTTGGGAGCATGAAGAGCGGCTGGACTTCTCAAGTCAGCGGCAATGTGCTTTTTGAACCGATAGGCCAGGACAATGGGCATGGCCGAGGCCGCCAGCCCCAGGATACCGAGGATCAAGATCAGAATGTTCATTGTCGTCCTGGTGGTATTAACTCGACGCCATGATTCCTGTCGTCAATTGTCGAAGATTCTCTCATGGAATGTTGCCACCCGATTCACTTCAGCTGACATGCGTCGTGGCTCAGCCGAGTTGTCAGGATGTTACGGATGATTTTCGTAACTGCTATTAACTCCGGGCAATTGAACCACACGAAAAGCACATGGCCGCAACCTGCCGGCATCACGACCAAAGACCTCGTTCGCGATGCATTCCATTCCGGCATACCGGCACGGGCCAGCGTGTGAACGCTATCCAGGCAGCACGCCCCCGATGGTTTGTTACCAGACCTTTAATGTGCAATTACCGAATTGGCCGTCTGCCTTTGGCCAATTTTTTTTGCCGGAACTCCCCCCCAGATTTCCCCGGGACCGATTCGGCTTCCCTTTGTGACCACCGCGCCCGGCGCGACTATGGCTCGGTCTTGAACACGTACATCCGGCAAGATCACGGAAGTTCCGCCGATTGTGACCTCGTCCCCGATAATGATCCGCCCCAGATCCACTTCGTTGCCGACGACCGTGTGCGCTGTAAGGATGCAATCTTCTCCGAGCATGGAATAGTTGCCGATTTGCACCAATGTCGGCTCCAAAATTTTCCCTCCGACCATAACGGATTTTCCAATTTTGGCTCCAATCATGGAATAGGCCGTGCCGCGCATGTTCACGGGCACGAGGTTGGCATTGATCAGTGGCCAGAGATGATTCACGTAAAGAAAACCGAGCAGTTTCCAGACCACCGATCGACTGTCGGTTCCAAGGGCAAAGGCACCTTCCTCAAGAGGCCAGAGTGCGCGAAGAAGATAGAGTATGCCAATGGTTGAAAAGACAAAAACAAACCCAAAAATCGTGATCAGGAACACTGCCTGGAATCCATGAGGGAGCAGCACGGGGCCATGGATCAGCCAAGCGGCTCCAAACCCCAGCCCTAAACATATAGTGCTGCAACAGGTACTCAGCAGGATATCCGAAAACGTTATTTTCATGACCTTC includes:
- a CDS encoding glycosyltransferase; its protein translation is MNILILILGILGLAASAMPIVLAYRFKKHIAADLRSPAALHAPKASVIIPCKGLDPDFKTNITALFNQDYREFQLIFVTAEDNDPAYPELRRLIQEHPNVSARLEVAGVAQGRSQKVNNQLRGLEVVDPDSEILVFLDSDARPETDFLQRIVQPLEEPGVGLSTGFRWYLPVKGGLWSYLRSAWNGGGVVFLTDPRANYAWGGAMAIRRSVFHECKIPEIWRTALSDDMTITLAVREHGLKIRFVPHCLVAIHEDCNFSEMLEWTNRQTIITRIYHPALWRTIALAHGMGNAILCLGAILVLAFVLGFVRDPLILTGAILMLAMAPMEMIGGYVLLPAVERMLPQYGTRIRGMAWKYLLLAPPASMLALANTIHSLFTNRITWRGVTYEMRSSTETIVVHHKKD
- a CDS encoding acyltransferase; protein product: MKITFSDILLSTCCSTICLGLGFGAAWLIHGPVLLPHGFQAVFLITIFGFVFVFSTIGILYLLRALWPLEEGAFALGTDSRSVVWKLLGFLYVNHLWPLINANLVPVNMRGTAYSMIGAKIGKSVMVGGKILEPTLVQIGNYSMLGEDCILTAHTVVGNEVDLGRIIIGDEVTIGGTSVILPDVRVQDRAIVAPGAVVTKGSRIGPGEIWGGVPAKKIGQRQTANSVIAH